From Cellulosimicrobium sp. ES-005, one genomic window encodes:
- a CDS encoding DNA polymerase Y family protein — MTTSPTRTAALWVPDWPVLAAMAVRDVPAHVPAATHDGRRVVAVSATARAQGVRRGMRRRRARECCPELELLDVDDARDAREFEPVALAAETVVAGLEITRPGLLLLPAAGASRYHGSDAALAEALVARVAERTGHESQVGVADGILAAVLAARDAAVVPPGRSAAFLAPRPARDLVHVTARPDAAVAVDELVDLLGRLGVRTLGALAALPPATVEGRFGDLGAWAHRLARGEDLRPPARRRVEPDVAVSAELDPPAERVDVATFAARRLSEDLHDQLVARSLVAGRLRITARTVEGDDLERTWRLDGPGAMSPARLTDKVRWQLEGWLTTTSVRAGRTARAGRRGGEHGSPGGGDVVPGVAPLARLSLTAEEVVPAGAEQPRLWGASSGEDARAHRALGRVQGILGGDAVLRVQVQGGRDATDRVHLVPFGEDVVRPRDPALPWPGALPSPAPALVPVEPQDVVVLDDAGRPVVVDARLAMSGEPATVRWPAPAPEEGPRRAAAPRGETALPGPGSARAVVDWAGPWPLAERWWTPAPRRRVHVQVLLDDGRGLLLASARGRWTVEGLYD; from the coding sequence ATGACCACGAGCCCGACCCGCACGGCGGCCCTGTGGGTGCCGGACTGGCCGGTGCTCGCGGCGATGGCGGTGCGCGACGTCCCCGCGCACGTCCCCGCCGCGACGCACGACGGCCGCCGCGTCGTCGCCGTCTCCGCGACCGCGCGCGCCCAGGGCGTGCGCCGGGGTATGCGCCGCCGTCGGGCCCGCGAGTGCTGCCCCGAGCTCGAGCTGCTCGACGTCGACGACGCGCGCGACGCCCGCGAGTTCGAGCCCGTGGCGCTCGCGGCCGAGACCGTCGTCGCGGGGCTGGAGATCACCCGGCCCGGCCTGCTGCTCCTGCCCGCCGCCGGGGCGAGCCGGTACCACGGGTCGGACGCCGCGCTCGCGGAGGCGCTCGTCGCGCGCGTCGCCGAGCGCACCGGCCACGAGAGCCAGGTGGGCGTCGCCGACGGCATCCTCGCCGCCGTGCTCGCCGCGCGGGACGCCGCCGTCGTCCCGCCCGGCCGCTCCGCCGCGTTCCTCGCGCCCCGGCCGGCGCGCGACCTCGTGCACGTCACCGCCCGGCCGGACGCCGCCGTCGCGGTCGACGAGCTCGTGGACCTCCTGGGCCGGCTCGGCGTGCGCACCCTCGGGGCGCTCGCGGCCCTGCCGCCCGCGACCGTCGAGGGGCGCTTCGGCGACCTCGGCGCGTGGGCGCACCGGCTCGCGCGCGGCGAGGACCTGCGCCCGCCCGCGCGGCGCCGCGTCGAGCCCGACGTCGCGGTGAGCGCCGAGCTCGACCCGCCCGCCGAGCGCGTCGACGTCGCGACCTTCGCCGCGCGGCGGCTCTCCGAGGACCTGCACGACCAGCTCGTCGCACGCTCGCTCGTCGCCGGGCGCCTGCGCATCACGGCGCGGACCGTCGAGGGCGACGACCTCGAGCGCACCTGGCGGCTCGACGGGCCGGGCGCGATGAGCCCGGCGCGCCTCACGGACAAGGTCCGGTGGCAGCTCGAGGGCTGGCTCACCACCACGTCCGTCCGCGCCGGGCGCACGGCCCGGGCCGGGCGTCGTGGCGGCGAGCACGGCTCGCCCGGCGGGGGCGACGTCGTCCCGGGGGTCGCGCCGCTGGCCCGCCTGTCCCTCACGGCCGAGGAGGTCGTCCCCGCGGGGGCGGAGCAGCCGCGCCTGTGGGGCGCGTCGAGCGGCGAGGACGCGCGGGCTCACCGCGCGCTCGGGCGCGTGCAGGGCATCCTCGGGGGCGACGCGGTCCTGCGCGTCCAGGTCCAGGGCGGCCGCGACGCGACCGACCGCGTGCACCTCGTGCCGTTCGGGGAGGACGTCGTGCGCCCGCGCGACCCGGCCCTGCCGTGGCCCGGCGCGCTGCCGAGCCCCGCCCCCGCGCTCGTGCCCGTCGAGCCGCAGGACGTCGTCGTGCTCGACGACGCCGGGCGGCCCGTCGTCGTCGACGCGCGCCTCGCGATGAGCGGCGAGCCCGCGACCGTGCGGTGGCCGGCCCCCGCGCCGGAGGAGGGCCCGCGCCGTGCGGCGGCGCCCCGGGGCGAGACGGCGCTGCCCGGGCCGGGGTCCGCGCGCGCCGTCGTGGACTGGGCCGGGCCGTGGCCGCTCGCCGAGCGCTGGTGGACGCCCGCGCCCCGGCGCCGCGTGCACGTGCAGGTCCTGCTCGACGACGGCCGCGGCCTGCTCCTCGCGAGCGCGCGCGGGCGGTGGACCGTGGAGGGCCTGTATGACTGA
- a CDS encoding error-prone DNA polymerase, protein MTDRTTGPRYAELHAHSAFSFLDGASHPEELAAEGARLGLSALAITDHDGLYGVVRFAEAARKVGLPTVFGAELHLPAPTATGAPVLDPPTGVPDPRSTHLLVLARGTQGYRNLSRAIATAHLATGTKGAADYRLDQLGEEAAGQWLVLTGCRKGSVRRALVTSGRAAARRELDRLVAVFGADNVAVEITTTDDPRDADLHAALADLAADARLPLVATTAAHYAHPRDADLAGALAAVRARSSLDDLDGWLPGAPTTHLRSAAEMLARHPRHPQAVATAAALGDECAFDLHLVAPDLPPYPVPDGHTEATWLRELVRRGGEDRYGPRGQEKITGAWAQIDHELRVIEDLHFPGYFLVVYDLVEFCRRNGILAQGRGSAANSAVCYALGITAVDAVKHGLLFERFLAPERDGPPDIDIDIESARREEVIQHVYATFGRTHAAQVANVISYRPKSAVRDAARALGYDVGQADAWSKSIERWGSLRGPDPSSPAADRKAKEVAIATKTAEKDAEKARLWGSRDVGSAGREAGSSRTGTSRAAASRDERPHTGRRGDWSPDLSGRGARRPRVVDPLAVDEGDVLRADDTHDVVPAYRPPSAAQEGEIPDAVLDLADRMLRLPRHLGIHSGGMVMCDRPVIEVCPVEWARMEGRTVLQWDKEDCADAGLVKFDLLGLGMLTALRIGFDLVERHEGGPRLALHTLPEDDPAVYDLLCAADTVGVFQVESRAQMATLPRLRPRKFYDIVIEVALIRPGPIQGGSVHPYINRAREREEVTFLHPLLEKSLGKTLGVPLFQEQLMQMAIDVAGFSPKESDQLRRAMGSKRSVERMEELRGRLMDGMRKKGVTDPAVREEIYDKLKAFADFGFPESHAYSFAFLVYASSWLKVHHPAAFYAGLLAAQPMGFYSPQSLVADARRHGVTVLRPDVNASDAEATVERLPADRAAAPADGTDRPGARTSDSRMLGGEVRVDTAFGPEPDLTLAVRLGLASVRGLGKDAAERVVAARGTPGEGRPFSDLRDLVRRVDLTTAQLEGLATAGATDCLGVTRREALWAAGALAQEGPGTLPGVSVGVEAPALPGMTDVETAVADVWATGVSADSYPTQYVRDGLTAAGVLTVVGAVAVSREIERVDEAERAAGEVPGTRPHPSSRVAVGGVVTHRQRPGTAGGVTFLSLEDETGILNVVCSPGLWQRFRKVARGSAALVVRGRLERADGATNLVAEHLAPLSLQVATTSRDFH, encoded by the coding sequence ATGACTGACCGGACCACCGGCCCCCGCTACGCCGAGCTCCACGCGCACTCCGCGTTCAGCTTCCTCGACGGCGCGTCCCACCCCGAGGAGCTCGCCGCCGAGGGCGCGCGGCTCGGGCTGTCGGCGCTCGCGATCACCGACCACGACGGCCTGTACGGCGTCGTGCGCTTCGCCGAGGCCGCGCGCAAGGTCGGGCTCCCCACGGTCTTCGGGGCCGAGCTGCATCTTCCGGCGCCCACGGCCACGGGTGCGCCCGTGCTCGACCCGCCCACCGGCGTGCCCGACCCGCGCTCGACCCACCTGCTCGTGCTCGCGCGCGGCACGCAGGGCTACCGCAACCTGTCGCGCGCCATCGCGACCGCGCACCTCGCGACCGGGACCAAGGGGGCCGCCGACTACCGCCTCGACCAGCTCGGCGAGGAGGCCGCGGGCCAGTGGCTCGTGCTCACCGGCTGCCGCAAGGGTTCGGTGCGCCGCGCGCTCGTCACGTCCGGACGTGCCGCGGCGCGTCGCGAGCTCGACCGGCTCGTCGCCGTCTTCGGCGCCGACAACGTGGCCGTCGAGATCACCACGACCGACGACCCGCGCGACGCCGACCTGCACGCGGCGCTCGCCGACCTCGCCGCGGACGCCCGGCTGCCGCTCGTCGCGACGACCGCCGCGCACTACGCCCACCCGCGCGACGCCGACCTCGCGGGGGCGCTCGCCGCGGTGCGCGCGCGCTCGTCGCTCGACGACCTCGACGGGTGGCTGCCCGGCGCCCCGACGACCCACCTGCGCTCCGCGGCGGAGATGCTCGCGCGCCACCCCCGGCACCCGCAGGCCGTCGCGACCGCGGCCGCGCTGGGGGACGAGTGCGCGTTCGACCTGCACCTCGTCGCACCCGACCTGCCGCCCTACCCGGTGCCGGACGGGCACACCGAGGCGACCTGGCTGCGCGAGCTCGTGCGGCGCGGCGGCGAGGACCGGTACGGGCCGCGCGGCCAGGAGAAGATCACGGGCGCGTGGGCGCAGATCGACCACGAGCTGCGCGTCATCGAGGACCTGCACTTCCCGGGGTACTTCCTCGTGGTCTACGACCTCGTCGAGTTCTGCCGCAGGAACGGGATCCTCGCCCAGGGGCGCGGCTCGGCCGCGAACTCCGCGGTCTGCTACGCGCTCGGCATCACGGCCGTCGACGCGGTGAAGCACGGCCTGCTGTTCGAGCGCTTCCTCGCGCCCGAGCGCGACGGCCCGCCGGACATCGACATCGACATCGAGTCGGCGCGGCGCGAGGAGGTCATCCAGCACGTCTACGCGACGTTCGGCCGCACGCACGCCGCGCAGGTCGCGAACGTCATCTCCTACCGGCCCAAGTCGGCGGTGCGCGACGCGGCCCGGGCGCTGGGGTACGACGTCGGGCAGGCCGACGCGTGGAGCAAGTCCATCGAGCGCTGGGGGTCGCTGCGCGGCCCCGACCCGTCGTCGCCCGCGGCCGACCGCAAGGCCAAGGAGGTCGCCATCGCGACGAAGACCGCCGAGAAGGACGCCGAGAAGGCTCGCCTGTGGGGGTCGCGCGACGTGGGTTCGGCGGGGAGGGAGGCGGGGTCGTCGCGCACCGGCACCTCCCGCGCCGCCGCCTCTCGCGACGAACGTCCGCACACCGGGCGTCGTGGCGACTGGTCGCCCGACCTGAGCGGCCGGGGCGCGCGGCGACCGCGCGTCGTCGACCCGCTCGCGGTGGACGAGGGCGACGTCCTGCGCGCGGACGACACGCACGACGTCGTGCCCGCGTACCGGCCGCCGTCGGCCGCGCAGGAGGGCGAGATCCCAGACGCGGTGCTCGACCTCGCCGACCGGATGCTGCGCCTCCCGCGGCACCTGGGCATCCACTCGGGCGGCATGGTCATGTGCGACCGCCCCGTCATCGAGGTGTGCCCCGTCGAGTGGGCGCGCATGGAGGGCCGCACCGTCCTGCAGTGGGACAAGGAGGACTGCGCGGACGCGGGGCTCGTGAAGTTCGACCTCCTGGGACTCGGGATGCTCACGGCGCTGCGCATCGGGTTCGACCTGGTCGAGCGGCACGAGGGCGGCCCGCGCCTCGCGCTGCACACGCTGCCGGAGGACGACCCGGCGGTGTACGACCTGCTGTGCGCGGCCGACACCGTCGGCGTGTTCCAGGTCGAGTCGCGCGCGCAGATGGCGACGCTGCCGCGGCTGCGTCCCCGAAAGTTCTACGACATCGTCATCGAGGTCGCGCTCATCCGCCCCGGGCCCATCCAGGGCGGGTCCGTGCACCCGTACATCAACCGGGCGCGCGAGCGGGAGGAGGTGACGTTCCTGCACCCGCTGCTGGAGAAGTCGCTCGGCAAGACGCTCGGCGTGCCGCTGTTCCAGGAGCAGCTCATGCAGATGGCGATCGACGTCGCGGGCTTCTCCCCGAAGGAGTCCGACCAGCTCCGGCGCGCGATGGGGTCCAAGCGGTCCGTCGAGCGCATGGAGGAGCTGCGGGGGCGGCTCATGGACGGGATGCGGAAGAAGGGCGTCACGGACCCGGCCGTGCGCGAGGAGATCTACGACAAGCTCAAGGCGTTCGCCGACTTCGGGTTCCCCGAGTCGCACGCGTACTCGTTCGCGTTCCTCGTCTACGCGAGCTCGTGGCTCAAGGTGCACCACCCCGCCGCGTTCTACGCGGGACTGCTCGCGGCGCAGCCCATGGGGTTCTACTCGCCGCAGTCTCTCGTGGCGGACGCGCGCCGCCACGGCGTCACCGTGCTGCGCCCCGACGTCAACGCGTCCGACGCCGAGGCGACGGTCGAGCGGCTGCCCGCCGACCGTGCGGCTGCGCCCGCCGACGGTACCGACCGTCCTGGCGCCCGGACGAGCGACAGCCGCATGCTCGGCGGGGAGGTGCGGGTCGACACCGCGTTCGGGCCGGAGCCCGACCTGACGCTCGCGGTGCGGCTCGGTCTCGCGAGCGTGCGCGGGCTCGGCAAGGACGCGGCCGAGCGCGTCGTCGCGGCGCGTGGGACGCCGGGGGAGGGGCGGCCGTTCAGCGACCTGCGCGACCTCGTGCGGCGCGTCGACCTCACGACCGCCCAGCTCGAGGGGCTCGCGACCGCCGGTGCGACGGACTGCCTCGGCGTGACCCGGCGCGAGGCGCTGTGGGCGGCCGGCGCGCTCGCACAGGAGGGTCCGGGGACGCTGCCGGGCGTGAGCGTCGGCGTCGAGGCGCCGGCGCTGCCTGGCATGACCGACGTCGAGACCGCCGTCGCCGACGTGTGGGCCACGGGCGTGTCCGCCGACTCCTACCCGACGCAGTACGTGCGCGACGGCCTCACCGCGGCCGGAGTGCTCACCGTCGTGGGCGCGGTCGCGGTGTCGCGCGAGATCGAACGCGTCGACGAGGCGGAGCGCGCCGCGGGCGAGGTGCCCGGGACGCGCCCCCACCCGTCGTCGCGCGTCGCGGTGGGTGGCGTCGTCACGCACCGTCAGCGACCCGGGACGGCCGGGGGCGTGACGTTCCTGTCGCTCGAGGACGAGACGGGGATCCTCAACGTCGTGTGCTCGCCGGGGCTGTGGCAGCGGTTCCGGAAGGTCGCGCGCGGGTCCGCAGCGCTCGTCGTGCGCGGGCGGCTCGAACGGGCCGACGGCGCCACGAACCTCGTCGCGGAGCACCTCGCCCCGCTCTCCCTCCAGGTCGCGACGACGTCGCGCGACTTCCACTGA
- a CDS encoding NDUFA4 family protein has translation MPPRLTPRTMLWTGLALAVVGELFRSVLLPRVMFSVPVPLGVLEAASVLLHVVFTGGIVLAAGSFLVRALQPDDSPRKEATPTPWEDRDNRLS, from the coding sequence ATGCCACCCCGTCTGACTCCCCGCACGATGCTCTGGACCGGGCTGGCGCTCGCGGTCGTCGGCGAGCTGTTCCGCAGCGTCCTCCTCCCGCGCGTGATGTTCAGCGTGCCCGTGCCGCTGGGCGTCCTCGAGGCCGCCTCCGTGCTGCTGCACGTCGTGTTCACCGGCGGCATCGTGCTGGCCGCCGGCTCGTTCCTGGTGCGGGCGCTGCAGCCCGACGACTCCCCGCGCAAGGAGGCGACCCCGACCCCGTGGGAGGACCGCGACAACCGGCTGTCCTGA
- a CDS encoding RIO1 family regulatory kinase/ATPase, with protein MPEHDLLYPDPYLPPTFAGDPRTPPPRRLRRHDDAADLDDAGAATGVLDAALGDDQRWSTWSAVEKGQRGPEPRPDWVVTADAAVDTELGVLKTGKEADVFLVERAVPDDAAQRSLLAAKRYRDLDHRAFRRDTVYTEDRRVRRTRDRRALDRKSRYGRQVAAGQWAAAEFAALGELWSAGAPVPYPVQIDGNEILMEFVGTSDGVAHEAAPRLARTRPDPDLLASWWDQLRDGMAVLARLGFAHGDLSPYNVLADGDRLVIIDLPQVVDLVANPFGTELLLRDCRTMSAWFAARGLETDADELFALLLAEAW; from the coding sequence GTGCCCGAGCACGACCTGCTGTACCCCGACCCGTACCTCCCGCCGACGTTCGCGGGAGACCCCCGCACTCCCCCGCCCCGCCGCCTGCGGCGCCATGACGACGCCGCCGACCTCGACGACGCCGGTGCCGCCACGGGCGTGCTCGACGCCGCGCTCGGCGACGACCAGCGCTGGTCCACGTGGTCCGCCGTCGAGAAGGGGCAGCGCGGACCCGAGCCGCGCCCCGACTGGGTGGTCACCGCCGACGCGGCCGTCGACACCGAGCTGGGCGTGCTCAAGACCGGCAAGGAGGCGGACGTGTTCCTCGTCGAGCGCGCCGTCCCCGACGACGCCGCCCAGCGCTCGCTGCTCGCCGCCAAGCGCTACCGGGACCTCGACCACCGCGCGTTCCGGCGCGACACCGTCTACACCGAGGACCGCCGCGTGCGCCGCACGCGCGACCGGCGCGCGCTCGACCGCAAGTCTCGCTACGGCCGCCAGGTCGCGGCCGGGCAGTGGGCGGCGGCGGAGTTCGCCGCGCTCGGCGAGCTGTGGTCGGCCGGCGCCCCCGTGCCCTACCCGGTGCAGATCGACGGCAACGAGATCCTCATGGAGTTCGTCGGCACGTCGGACGGCGTCGCGCACGAGGCCGCGCCCCGGCTCGCGCGCACGCGTCCCGACCCGGACCTCCTCGCGTCGTGGTGGGACCAGCTCCGCGACGGGATGGCGGTGCTGGCACGCCTCGGCTTCGCGCACGGCGACCTCTCCCCGTACAACGTCCTCGCGGACGGCGACCGGCTCGTCATCATCGATCTGCCGCAGGTGGTCGACCTCGTGGCCAACCCGTTCGGCACCGAGCTCCTGCTGCGCGACTGCCGCACGATGTCCGCGTGGTTCGCCGCGCGCGGTCTGGAGACCGACGCCGACGAGCTCTTCGCGCTCCTCCTCGCCGAGGCGTGGTGA
- a CDS encoding metal-dependent hydrolase, producing the protein MMGAHHAATGAAAWVAVTSTAPFALGWHPVSSVGVMTGAVVCAGAALLPDADHHNGTFAHSLPPVSEWVSDAVETVSGGHRQGTHSFLGIAVFTALAWLVGLVTVETESFGTVYVGGGLLAVLLVALALKALKLTRRGKLMPWVTSLTVAVLVALFSPEEWNWLPVAVGIGVTVHILGDVLTTNGAPLLWPVKIRSPRWVRRSLVVDDVWRPSGSFALPLLGDTGSVREWILATAVGLYATVGFVWSALDQMGYDTYGTYERVASAIQALATGAA; encoded by the coding sequence ATGATGGGCGCCCACCACGCCGCGACCGGAGCCGCCGCCTGGGTGGCGGTGACGTCCACCGCCCCGTTCGCGCTCGGGTGGCACCCCGTGTCGTCGGTCGGCGTCATGACGGGCGCCGTCGTGTGCGCCGGGGCCGCCCTCCTCCCGGACGCGGACCACCACAACGGCACGTTCGCGCACTCGCTCCCGCCCGTGAGCGAGTGGGTGTCCGACGCCGTCGAGACGGTCTCCGGCGGCCACCGGCAGGGCACGCACTCGTTCCTCGGCATCGCGGTGTTCACGGCGCTCGCGTGGCTCGTCGGGCTGGTCACGGTCGAGACGGAGAGCTTCGGCACGGTCTACGTGGGCGGCGGCCTCCTCGCGGTCCTGCTCGTCGCCCTCGCGCTCAAGGCGCTCAAGCTCACGCGGCGCGGCAAGCTCATGCCGTGGGTCACGTCGCTCACCGTCGCGGTGCTCGTCGCACTCTTCTCCCCCGAGGAGTGGAACTGGCTCCCGGTCGCCGTCGGGATCGGCGTGACCGTGCACATCCTGGGCGACGTGCTCACGACCAACGGCGCGCCGCTGCTGTGGCCGGTGAAGATCCGCTCCCCACGCTGGGTGCGTCGGTCCCTCGTCGTCGACGACGTGTGGCGCCCCAGCGGCAGCTTCGCCCTGCCCCTGCTCGGCGACACCGGCTCCGTGCGCGAGTGGATCCTCGCGACGGCCGTCGGCCTCTACGCGACGGTCGGGTTCGTGTGGTCCGCGCTCGACCAGATGGGCTACGACACCTACGGGACGTACGAGCGCGTCGCGTCGGCGATCCAGGCGCTGGCCACCGGCGCCGCGTGA
- a CDS encoding RtcB family protein: MWAHEHAVEPPALQQLRNIAALPWVEGVRVMPDVHLGKGATVGSVIAMRDAVSPNAVGVDIGCGMIGVRTSLTAEDLPDDLGPVRARIEAAIPVGFHAHDEPVDPHRLRSISGRGPAEVARGADAFWSRFSGLHGRVSDIEGRARRQLGTLGGGNHFVELCVDESGSVWLQLHSGSRNIGKTLAEQHVAVAKRLEHNQGLVDRELAVFLGGTPEMDAYLADLWWAQEYAARSRAVMMTLVADAVRASFPGREIAFDEAVNVHHNYVAVERVDGQELVVTRKGAIRAGKGDLGLIPGSMGTGSYIVRGLGNPESYWSASHGAGRRMSRTRAKKTFTLDDLAAQTAGVECRKDAGVLDEIPGAYKDLDEVVRAQSDLVEVVARLTTLLCVKG, translated from the coding sequence ATGTGGGCGCACGAGCACGCCGTCGAGCCCCCCGCGCTGCAGCAGCTGCGCAACATCGCGGCGCTGCCGTGGGTCGAGGGCGTGCGCGTCATGCCCGACGTCCACCTGGGCAAGGGTGCGACCGTCGGCTCGGTCATCGCCATGCGCGACGCCGTGTCGCCCAACGCGGTCGGCGTCGACATCGGCTGCGGCATGATCGGCGTCCGCACGTCGCTCACGGCCGAGGACCTCCCCGACGACCTCGGGCCGGTCCGCGCGCGCATCGAGGCGGCGATCCCCGTCGGGTTCCACGCGCACGACGAGCCGGTCGACCCGCACCGGCTGCGCTCGATCTCCGGGCGTGGCCCGGCCGAGGTCGCACGCGGCGCGGACGCCTTCTGGTCGCGGTTCTCCGGGCTGCACGGGCGGGTCTCGGACATCGAGGGTCGGGCGCGCCGCCAGCTCGGAACGCTTGGTGGAGGCAACCACTTTGTTGAGTTGTGTGTGGATGAGTCCGGTTCTGTGTGGCTCCAGCTGCACTCGGGGTCGCGCAACATCGGCAAGACGCTCGCCGAGCAGCACGTCGCCGTCGCGAAGCGCCTCGAGCACAACCAGGGGCTCGTCGACCGCGAGCTCGCGGTGTTCCTCGGCGGGACGCCGGAGATGGACGCGTACCTCGCCGACCTGTGGTGGGCTCAGGAGTACGCGGCGCGGTCGCGCGCGGTCATGATGACGCTCGTGGCCGACGCGGTGCGTGCGTCGTTCCCCGGTCGCGAGATCGCGTTCGACGAGGCTGTGAACGTCCACCACAACTACGTCGCGGTCGAGCGCGTCGACGGGCAGGAGCTCGTCGTGACCCGCAAGGGCGCGATCCGGGCCGGGAAGGGCGACCTCGGTCTCATCCCCGGGTCCATGGGCACCGGCTCGTACATCGTGCGCGGGCTGGGGAACCCGGAGTCCTACTGGTCGGCGTCGCACGGCGCGGGCCGTCGCATGTCCCGAACCAGGGCGAAGAAGACCTTCACGCTCGACGACCTCGCCGCCCAGACAGCCGGCGTGGAGTGCCGCAAGGACGCCGGGGTGCTCGACGAGATCCCGGGTGCGTACAAGGACCTCGACGAGGTCGTCCGCGCGCAGTCCGACCTCGTCGAGGTCGTCGCCCGCCTCACGACGCTCCTCTGCGTCAAGGGCTGA
- a CDS encoding ThuA domain-containing protein, producing MDLFSGTTVRRAVAAAVALPLAGGATLVAAGPAAADEEDYKILVVGKTLGFRHSHIDDTTRALIELGEDNGFTVDVWDPPNDSAGWWGSGSPGQPDLTLDSTPFTSAEDLSQYATLVFVSPVDNTNSLDPAAPRLLDDTELAALQGYIHDGGGFVGLHAATDTMHTVPWYSELTGGGARFVSHPQQQTATMRVESPSHPSTAHLPAVWERFDEWYNYSVNPRADVHVLVTLDESTYSPGNGAMGEDHPLSWCQNFEGGRSWYEGAGHTDESWTDPLFREHVLKGVEWTAGVVEGGGNCVTFPEVDGVVAGLDTSAVGDSVIAGAISSLLGSARAAAEAGDPATAVQVLGGARSLVDHLSAAAGDRDLLASKIDDLVDWQTGLVDDGPAIDLAAEAELRTMGGKQYVAVRVLNEDDAPVDITLATPYGSKEYADVAPGKNAYQAFATRLVEAPAGEVTVTATVERDGETVTEEIVLAYAGTA from the coding sequence ATGGATTTGTTCAGCGGTACGACGGTCAGGCGGGCGGTGGCGGCCGCGGTCGCGCTGCCCCTCGCGGGAGGGGCGACGCTCGTGGCCGCGGGGCCGGCGGCCGCCGACGAGGAGGACTACAAGATCCTCGTCGTCGGCAAGACGCTCGGGTTCCGGCACTCGCACATCGACGACACGACGCGCGCGCTGATCGAGCTCGGTGAGGACAACGGTTTCACGGTCGACGTGTGGGACCCGCCGAACGACTCCGCGGGCTGGTGGGGGAGCGGCTCGCCGGGCCAGCCCGACCTCACGCTCGACTCGACGCCGTTCACGAGCGCGGAGGACCTGTCGCAGTACGCGACCCTGGTCTTCGTCTCGCCGGTCGACAACACCAACTCGCTCGACCCGGCGGCGCCGCGCCTGCTCGACGACACCGAGCTCGCGGCGCTCCAGGGCTACATCCACGACGGCGGCGGGTTCGTCGGGCTGCACGCCGCGACGGACACGATGCACACCGTCCCCTGGTACAGCGAGCTGACGGGCGGCGGCGCGCGGTTCGTCAGCCACCCGCAGCAGCAGACGGCGACGATGCGCGTCGAGAGCCCGTCGCACCCCTCGACCGCGCACCTGCCGGCCGTCTGGGAGCGGTTCGACGAGTGGTACAACTACTCGGTCAACCCTCGCGCGGACGTGCACGTGCTCGTCACGCTCGACGAGTCGACGTACTCGCCCGGCAACGGCGCGATGGGCGAGGACCACCCGCTCTCGTGGTGCCAGAACTTCGAGGGCGGCCGCTCCTGGTACGAGGGCGCCGGGCACACCGACGAGTCCTGGACGGACCCCCTCTTCCGCGAGCACGTGCTCAAGGGCGTCGAGTGGACCGCGGGCGTCGTCGAGGGCGGCGGCAACTGCGTGACGTTCCCCGAGGTCGACGGCGTCGTGGCCGGCCTGGACACCTCCGCGGTGGGCGACAGCGTGATCGCGGGCGCGATCAGCTCGCTGCTCGGCAGCGCGCGCGCCGCGGCCGAGGCGGGCGACCCCGCGACCGCGGTCCAGGTGCTTGGCGGCGCGCGGTCGCTCGTCGACCACCTGTCCGCGGCTGCGGGAGACCGGGACCTGCTCGCGTCCAAGATCGACGACCTCGTCGACTGGCAGACCGGGCTCGTCGACGACGGCCCGGCGATCGACCTCGCGGCCGAGGCCGAGCTGCGGACCATGGGCGGCAAGCAGTACGTCGCCGTGCGCGTGCTCAACGAGGACGACGCCCCCGTCGACATCACCCTCGCGACGCCGTACGGCAGCAAGGAGTACGCCGACGTGGCGCCCGGGAAGAACGCCTACCAGGCGTTCGCGACCCGGCTCGTCGAGGCTCCGGCCGGAGAGGTGACCGTCACGGCCACCGTCGAGCGCGACGGCGAGACCGTCACCGAGGAGATCGTGCTCGCCTACGCCGGCACGGCCTGA